The Nitrospira tepida genome includes a window with the following:
- the istA gene encoding IS21 family transposase → MGLDETGASAIMRAQGDQSGEACMVDQERWAEIRRLFHEERVSISAIGRRLDLDRKTVRRSLRQTTWHPYRRAAVAETLLTAHADFVRTRAPQVGYSARILYQELRASRSYTGSYETVKRCVAPLREVQLQAERALLRFETPPGQQSQIDWGQATVPFRTGPVVVHVFVLTLGFSRRGFYHACADERLAQFLEAHERAFAHFGGHTREHLYDRPRTVCYADETGRRLWNPTFKAFADYWGFEPRVCRPYRAQTKGKVESGVKYVKRNFLPGRTFVDVVDFQAQLDEWNVTIADQRLHGTTHERPIARFEREREHLVPLAGQRGFQQEARVSRIVAEDYLVSFDTNRYSVPFRLIGQRVEAQRRGDTIHIFHRDREVATHPVLPGRHQFRILPEHGPGASARIARQRRSTLSELATHPGAVPEVEVRDLACYEAVCGSAAAHEVQP, encoded by the coding sequence ATGGGACTTGACGAGACGGGAGCGTCGGCGATCATGCGTGCCCAGGGGGACCAATCTGGGGAGGCATGCATGGTGGATCAGGAGCGATGGGCGGAGATTCGACGGTTGTTTCACGAGGAGCGGGTGTCCATTTCAGCGATTGGGCGGCGGTTGGATCTGGATCGCAAGACGGTCCGGCGCAGTCTGCGGCAGACGACGTGGCACCCCTATCGCCGGGCAGCGGTGGCGGAGACGCTGCTCACCGCCCATGCCGACTTTGTGCGGACCCGCGCCCCGCAGGTGGGGTACTCGGCGCGGATTCTCTACCAGGAACTGCGGGCGAGCCGGAGCTACACCGGCAGTTATGAGACGGTGAAGCGGTGTGTGGCGCCGCTGCGCGAGGTCCAGCTGCAAGCGGAGCGGGCCCTCCTCCGCTTTGAGACCCCGCCGGGGCAGCAAAGTCAGATTGATTGGGGCCAGGCCACCGTGCCCTTCCGCACCGGTCCCGTCGTGGTGCACGTGTTCGTGCTCACCTTAGGGTTCAGTCGCCGCGGCTTCTATCACGCGTGTGCCGATGAGCGCCTGGCGCAATTTCTGGAGGCCCATGAACGGGCCTTTGCCCATTTCGGCGGGCACACCCGCGAGCATCTCTATGATCGTCCGCGCACCGTGTGCTATGCGGATGAGACCGGCCGACGCCTCTGGAATCCCACGTTCAAAGCCTTTGCCGACTATTGGGGCTTTGAGCCCCGCGTGTGTCGGCCCTACCGGGCGCAGACCAAAGGCAAAGTGGAATCGGGCGTGAAGTATGTGAAGCGGAACTTTCTGCCCGGGCGGACGTTTGTCGACGTGGTGGACTTCCAGGCCCAGCTCGACGAATGGAACGTGACGATCGCCGACCAGCGCCTGCACGGCACGACTCATGAGCGACCGATCGCGCGGTTTGAGCGAGAACGCGAGCACCTCGTGCCACTGGCGGGCCAGCGCGGCTTCCAGCAGGAGGCGCGGGTCTCGCGGATCGTGGCTGAAGACTATCTGGTCAGCTTCGACACGAATCGGTATTCCGTGCCCTTCCGCCTGATTGGGCAACGGGTTGAGGCGCAACGGCGGGGCGACACCATCCATATCTTCCATCGCGACCGCGAGGTGGCCACCCATCCCGTGTTACCCGGCCGCCACCAATTCCGCATTCTGCCGGAGCACGGCCCCGGCGCCAGTGCCCGCATTGCGCGCCAGCGCCGGTCAACCCTGAGCGAACTGGCCACTCACCCCGGTGCGGTCCCGGAGGTCGAAGTGCGGGATCTGGCGTGCTACGAGGCGGTGTGCGGGAGCGCGGCGGCGCACGAGGTGCAGCCATGA
- a CDS encoding tyrosine-type recombinase/integrase — protein MRGHITQRHDGSYYLVLDLGRRIDPKTGLLKRKQKWVTFRGTKQAAENKLTELLQKVNTGQVIEPSKLTLGQWLDEWLQMAIKPPHKRQRTYETYSSVVTNHLKPKIGNIRLADLRASHLQQYYDHSPLKKATLQVHHAILYSALKAATKQDLVPRNVADLVIGKPRAKHDRKEVMEHCWDEQEAKRFLDVAKEAGTQAAAFYALALDSGARKAELCGLKWSDLDVQTGMLSIVRQLVKPGPEPIFGPPKNGQPRTIQLSPGTIALLRKHKVEQAKGRLELGTAYKDHGLMFAKAFGQPLQMNNLGQREYQMILKQAGVKKIKFHGLRHTCATLLFNQGTPLKVVSERLGHKDTSITLDVYAHVQPSMQEAAAAALETVLHG, from the coding sequence ATGAGGGGGCACATCACGCAGCGGCACGATGGAAGCTATTACCTGGTGTTGGATCTGGGGCGAAGAATCGACCCCAAGACCGGATTGCTCAAGCGCAAGCAGAAGTGGGTCACGTTTCGGGGGACCAAGCAAGCCGCAGAGAACAAGCTGACCGAGTTGTTGCAGAAGGTGAACACGGGCCAGGTGATCGAACCGTCCAAGTTGACGCTTGGTCAGTGGCTCGACGAGTGGCTACAGATGGCGATCAAGCCGCCCCATAAACGGCAGAGGACCTATGAGACCTATTCCTCCGTCGTGACGAACCATCTCAAGCCGAAGATCGGGAATATCCGCCTCGCGGACCTTCGAGCCAGTCACTTACAGCAGTATTACGATCATTCACCGCTCAAGAAAGCGACCCTTCAGGTGCATCACGCCATTCTCTATAGCGCCCTCAAAGCTGCCACCAAACAGGACCTAGTTCCCCGCAACGTCGCCGATTTGGTCATTGGAAAGCCTCGGGCCAAGCATGACCGCAAAGAGGTGATGGAGCACTGTTGGGATGAACAGGAAGCAAAACGGTTTCTGGATGTCGCCAAGGAAGCCGGAACGCAAGCCGCGGCGTTCTACGCGCTGGCCCTAGACAGCGGGGCAAGGAAGGCAGAGTTGTGCGGGCTGAAATGGTCCGATTTGGATGTTCAGACCGGGATGCTGTCAATTGTCCGCCAATTGGTCAAACCAGGACCAGAGCCGATCTTTGGTCCGCCAAAGAATGGGCAGCCTCGGACGATTCAACTCAGTCCGGGAACGATCGCGTTGCTTCGGAAACACAAGGTTGAGCAGGCGAAAGGACGGCTGGAACTCGGGACCGCCTACAAGGATCACGGACTGATGTTTGCGAAAGCGTTTGGACAGCCGCTTCAGATGAACAACCTCGGGCAACGAGAGTATCAGATGATCCTCAAGCAGGCCGGAGTGAAGAAGATCAAGTTTCACGGCCTCCGCCATACCTGCGCGACGCTCCTCTTCAATCAGGGAACGCCGCTCAAAGTGGTCTCGGAACGCTTGGGACACAAGGATACGTCGATCACGCTGGACGTGTACGCGCACGTTCAGCCTTCGATGCAAGAGGCGGCAGCCGCAGCTCTTGAAACGGTCCTCCACGGATGA
- the istB gene encoding IS21-like element helper ATPase IstB, which translates to MNPAQLERLREQLTRLRLLKSRERLDALLQEAAAKDLSYADFLDQVLSEEVTAKAEKNITMRTSLARFPFVKSLEVFDFAYQPSLDKKQIQQVATCHFIEHGENLVILGPPGVGKSHLAIGLGLKAIERGYRVLFTTAAAMIATLTRALTENRLEDKLKLYTIPRLLIIDEIGYLPIDRTGANLFFQLISRRYEKGPMILTSNQSFGAWGEVFGDRVLATAILDRVLHHAITINIRGHSYRLKEKLKAGLVRVEEAATTT; encoded by the coding sequence ATGAACCCGGCGCAACTGGAACGGCTCCGTGAACAGCTGACGCGGCTGCGGCTCCTGAAGAGCCGCGAGCGGCTCGACGCCCTCTTACAGGAGGCGGCGGCCAAGGACCTGTCGTATGCGGACTTCCTCGATCAGGTCCTCAGTGAAGAAGTGACCGCCAAAGCGGAGAAGAACATTACGATGCGCACCAGTCTCGCGCGGTTTCCGTTTGTGAAGAGTCTGGAGGTCTTCGACTTCGCCTACCAGCCGTCGCTGGATAAGAAGCAGATCCAGCAAGTGGCCACCTGCCACTTCATCGAGCACGGCGAGAATCTCGTGATCTTGGGGCCGCCCGGGGTCGGCAAAAGCCACCTGGCCATCGGGCTGGGGCTCAAAGCGATCGAGCGAGGCTATCGGGTGTTGTTCACGACGGCCGCCGCCATGATCGCCACACTGACTCGAGCCCTGACGGAGAATCGGCTGGAGGACAAGCTGAAGCTCTACACGATCCCGCGGTTACTGATCATCGATGAGATCGGCTATCTGCCCATTGACCGCACCGGGGCCAACTTGTTTTTCCAACTCATCTCGCGTCGCTACGAGAAGGGGCCGATGATTCTCACCAGTAACCAGAGTTTCGGGGCCTGGGGGGAGGTCTTCGGGGACCGGGTGCTGGCGACCGCGATCCTGGATCGGGTCCTGCACCACGCCATCACCATCAATATCCGTGGTCATTCGTACCGGCTCAAGGAGAAACTTAAAGCCGGTTTGGTGCGCGTCGAAGAAGCCGCCACGACCACGTAA
- a CDS encoding AAA domain-containing protein — translation MSILTSIEQSAAKLKAWRHSPDAARFDAPIEALHFQRQATVGTLHLYRADLPPGATLLDDVPVTIVLPEGMEPTEGLVLAQEGSQALIQIVDDLGAQQASATIVPDSSAFVDAAARRLADILAKSAAYTLGPAERLTGLLEGDPAQAAQTMRAAGTSVLTTLWADNLAERRSRLATLLVELVRANKRVLLISPDHRMSDDMTASLAKSLKAAGLTYKTYLTRYEVAVERERLGIQLTELGFEAQMHQFFAKSRADKAALRRKYERFRELTPILAYKAQKQQELDEVRLLEWRLMTQLTECRTKIAEIDQIVAQYEALPIWKRLAMQSVGKNVESLAEYRQIYDQQTVGLKKELDIAKARIDELAPEAAVPRDMRPEYEELKEEVVRLGGTKKIRELLAAEEGTNRQAFVQNKRIVATTAGRVLSDPLFARVRFDVLVVDEAPQIPAAFVLGAAAITRDRIVLSGELRDFALTGAWDLNRELSLVRPDRASSAAVGH, via the coding sequence ATGTCGATCCTGACCTCTATTGAACAAAGTGCCGCCAAGCTGAAAGCCTGGCGCCATTCACCGGATGCCGCCCGCTTCGATGCACCGATCGAGGCGCTCCACTTCCAGCGGCAAGCGACCGTCGGCACGCTCCACCTGTACCGAGCGGATCTGCCGCCCGGCGCGACCTTACTCGACGATGTGCCGGTCACCATTGTCTTGCCGGAGGGGATGGAGCCGACCGAAGGGCTGGTGCTGGCACAGGAAGGGTCGCAGGCGCTGATCCAGATCGTGGACGATCTTGGAGCGCAACAGGCTTCGGCGACGATCGTGCCAGATAGCAGCGCCTTTGTCGATGCGGCGGCGCGGCGGCTGGCCGACATCCTCGCCAAGTCCGCTGCCTATACACTCGGCCCGGCCGAACGGCTGACCGGATTGCTGGAGGGTGATCCCGCGCAGGCGGCCCAAACCATGAGGGCGGCCGGGACCTCGGTCCTCACGACCCTATGGGCCGACAATCTGGCGGAACGGCGCAGCCGCCTGGCGACGCTGCTGGTCGAGTTGGTCCGGGCCAACAAGCGCGTCCTGCTGATCAGCCCCGACCATCGAATGTCGGACGACATGACGGCAAGCCTGGCCAAGAGTCTCAAAGCGGCCGGCCTCACCTATAAGACCTATCTCACCAGGTACGAGGTGGCGGTTGAGCGGGAGCGGCTGGGCATCCAACTGACGGAGCTGGGGTTCGAGGCGCAGATGCATCAATTCTTTGCGAAGTCACGGGCGGACAAGGCGGCCCTGCGCCGCAAGTACGAACGGTTCCGGGAGCTGACGCCAATCCTGGCCTACAAGGCGCAGAAGCAGCAGGAACTGGACGAGGTCCGGTTGCTCGAATGGCGCTTGATGACGCAGTTGACGGAATGCCGGACCAAGATCGCCGAGATCGATCAGATCGTCGCCCAGTATGAAGCCCTGCCGATCTGGAAGCGCCTCGCGATGCAGTCGGTGGGCAAGAACGTGGAGTCGTTGGCCGAGTACCGGCAGATCTATGACCAGCAGACTGTTGGCTTAAAGAAGGAATTGGACATCGCGAAGGCGCGCATCGATGAGCTGGCGCCGGAGGCGGCGGTCCCGCGCGACATGCGGCCGGAGTATGAGGAGCTCAAGGAAGAGGTCGTCCGGCTGGGCGGCACCAAGAAGATCCGCGAGCTGCTCGCAGCCGAAGAGGGCACGAACCGGCAGGCCTTCGTCCAGAACAAGCGGATCGTGGCCACGACAGCCGGGCGCGTCCTCAGCGATCCCCTGTTCGCGCGGGTGCGGTTCGACGTGCTGGTCGTAGACGAGGCGCCGCAGATCCCTGCGGCGTTCGTTCTGGGCGCGGCGGCCATCACGCGCGATCGCATCGTGCTCAGCGGCGAACTTCGCGACTTTGCCCTCACCGGCGCCTGGGACCTGAATCGCGAACTGTCGCTCGTCCGGCCGGATCGAGCGAGCAGCGCGGCGGTGGGACATTGA
- the rplI gene encoding 50S ribosomal protein L9 has product MKVILQETLEGIGNLGDVLDVTDGFARNFLLPRRKAVEASTRNVKEFEHAKRVAAERAQKERLEIEAHAKKISAVSLTIPVQVGKDDKLFGSVTNKDIADGLAAQGFTVDRRKVQLAHPIKELGTHTVAIKLPREVTAAVAVHVVKQQEEAPAEAAQATS; this is encoded by the coding sequence ATGAAGGTCATTTTGCAGGAGACATTGGAAGGCATCGGCAATCTCGGCGACGTCCTGGATGTCACCGACGGGTTTGCGCGGAATTTTCTGTTGCCCCGCCGCAAGGCGGTGGAGGCCAGCACCAGGAACGTGAAGGAATTCGAGCACGCCAAGCGGGTGGCGGCCGAGCGGGCCCAGAAGGAACGGCTGGAAATCGAAGCCCACGCCAAGAAGATCTCGGCCGTGTCGCTGACGATCCCGGTCCAGGTCGGCAAGGACGACAAGCTGTTCGGATCGGTCACGAACAAGGACATCGCCGACGGATTGGCCGCCCAAGGCTTTACGGTCGATCGCCGCAAGGTTCAATTGGCCCATCCGATCAAGGAACTGGGCACACACACGGTGGCGATCAAGCTGCCGCGGGAGGTGACCGCCGCGGTCGCCGTGCATGTCGTGAAGCAGCAGGAAGAGGCGCCGGCGGAAGCCGCCCAGGCGACATCCTAG